The following proteins are encoded in a genomic region of Brachypodium distachyon strain Bd21 chromosome 1, Brachypodium_distachyon_v3.0, whole genome shotgun sequence:
- the LOC100825258 gene encoding GDSL esterase/lipase At5g03610 isoform X2, which produces MPMGFRDQILHPAVSPTTKFSQILLINAYIGKVTMEISANVDRLQKLGVKKVLVNNLHPVGCTPSKTQTNNYTECDIFGNYGASVHNNNMKQVMATKKNVHIIDLYAAFTNIVNNAQGSELSKQFKRKLSPCCESLDSKGYCGQQSASSELLYNVCDKSNKFFYWDGMNPTHAGWEAVMKQLQKPLKDFIDQN; this is translated from the exons ATGCCCATGGGTTTCCGCGACCAAATACTCCATCCGGCCGTTTCTCCAACTACAAAATTCAGTCAGATTTTATTG ATCAACGCTTATATTGGGAAGGTGACAATGGAGATTTCAGCCAATGTGGACCGGTTGCAGAAACTCGGGGTCAAAAAGGTTCTTGTGAACAATTTGCACCCGGTTGGCTGCACGCCATCAAAAACGCAAACGAACAACTACACGGAGTGCGATATTTTTGGAAACTATGGCGCGTCCGTCCATAACAACAACATGAAACAAGTGAtggcaacaaagaaaaatgtgcACATCATTGACCTGTACGCTGCCTTCACCAATATTGTGAATAATGCTCAAG GCTCGGAGCTATCAAAGCAATTCAAGCGCAAGCTGTCACCATGCTGCGAGAGTCTTGATTCGAAGGGTTACTGCGGACAACAAAGCGCGTCTTCGGAGCTTCTCTACAATGTGTGTGACAAGTCCAACAAATTTTTCTACTGGGATGGCATGAACCCGACCCATGCTGGATGGGAGGCCGTGATGAAACAGTTGCAAAAACCCTTGAAGGACTTTATAGATCAAAACTAG
- the LOC100825258 gene encoding GDSL esterase/lipase At5g03610 isoform X1, with the protein MGLPLRLLVRRCPWVSATKYSIRPFLQLQNSVRFYCPGVTGRSSINDINAYIGKVTMEISANVDRLQKLGVKKVLVNNLHPVGCTPSKTQTNNYTECDIFGNYGASVHNNNMKQVMATKKNVHIIDLYAAFTNIVNNAQGSELSKQFKRKLSPCCESLDSKGYCGQQSASSELLYNVCDKSNKFFYWDGMNPTHAGWEAVMKQLQKPLKDFIDQN; encoded by the exons ATGGGCCTACCCCTACGGCTCCTCGTACGTCGATGCCCATGGGTTTCCGCGACCAAATACTCCATCCGGCCGTTTCTCCAACTACAAAATTCAGTCAGATTTTATTG CCCGGGTGTCACTGGCCGAAGTTCCATAAACGAC ATCAACGCTTATATTGGGAAGGTGACAATGGAGATTTCAGCCAATGTGGACCGGTTGCAGAAACTCGGGGTCAAAAAGGTTCTTGTGAACAATTTGCACCCGGTTGGCTGCACGCCATCAAAAACGCAAACGAACAACTACACGGAGTGCGATATTTTTGGAAACTATGGCGCGTCCGTCCATAACAACAACATGAAACAAGTGAtggcaacaaagaaaaatgtgcACATCATTGACCTGTACGCTGCCTTCACCAATATTGTGAATAATGCTCAAG GCTCGGAGCTATCAAAGCAATTCAAGCGCAAGCTGTCACCATGCTGCGAGAGTCTTGATTCGAAGGGTTACTGCGGACAACAAAGCGCGTCTTCGGAGCTTCTCTACAATGTGTGTGACAAGTCCAACAAATTTTTCTACTGGGATGGCATGAACCCGACCCATGCTGGATGGGAGGCCGTGATGAAACAGTTGCAAAAACCCTTGAAGGACTTTATAGATCAAAACTAG
- the LOC100825564 gene encoding uncharacterized protein LOC100825564, producing MAPPGTTLSRESDTDVQVTRISTEFQLKQSLLLLATLVATVTYAAGLNLPGGAWPEDTPGGALAGDPILRETHYHRYIAFYYCNATAFAASLVVCLQLLVLPETTDRQLHLHLLRAVMVLDLFGLMGAYVAGSSRDRFTTICASVLVFSVFAYVAIAFLLYIAPRPGQEVPADQREKEHEILMVLAIFAATIAYVAGLNPPGGFWNSTRDGHTAGDPVLLDHHRRRYHAFFFFNTTAFVASLFAILLIVHHKKLNISRNWTLRFGGLYVCTLVALLGLGGAYAVGGCRDPRNTAAVFGLGVLVLVYIVLQRGIVAVAKAIKRSKITLACKERLCCKVLTGCFQSISNFFTRTRPYDEILEKARDFIQLLAVLAASIAYQAGLDPPGGLWSDNGDGHAIGEPILLTTHPARYMVFFYCNSAAFVASLAIIVMLQSASLVRRHVLEAAMILDLFSLIGAYAAGSCRDISTSIYIVAVAGAVLIYVVIHIIFTLDPGNIDDVKLEKYRQVLLLLAILAATLTYQAGLTPPGGFWEMDDKQAGHSAGYPVFQDNYPRRYKAFFYCNAASFMASVALIILLVNPSMYRPGIRCHALYVCMVAGMFGLMGAYTAGSSLHLRATIFVFVLVVVVFTVVVYLGVTKGKPRNNAQEQDGSAAAGAGQEEKKEASMPMYLMLLGILAASVTYLTGLKPPGGLWKNDDSGHSAGSPILYDIDKRRYNAFFYSNSTSFMASIIVIAFLLPRMVCQKTDLVCQKTDFPLWPMHTAMLLDMLALLGAYAAGSAREWETSRNVILMLFPMLFFVVIVFLLKKDKDEPQHLDIEEI from the exons ATGGCGCCGCCAGGCACCACCCTGTCGCGCGAGTCCGACACCGATGTCCAAGTCACGCGCATATCGACGGAGTTCCAGCTGAAGCAGTCCCTCCTGCTGCTGGCCACCCTGGTGGCGACGGTGACCTACGCGGCGGGGCTGAACCTGCCGGGGGGAGCGTGGCCGGAGGACACGCCGGGCGGCGCGCTCGCTGGCGACCCCATCCTCCGGGAGACCCACTACCACCGCTACATCGCCTTCTACTACTGCAACGCCACCGCCTTCGCCGCTTCGCTCGTCGTCTGCCTCCAACTGCTGGTACTCCCTGAGACGACCGACCGCCAACTGCACCTGCACCTGTTGCGTGCCGTCATGGTGCTCGACCTGTTCGGCCTCATGGGGGCCTACGTTgccgggagcagccgcgacAGGTTCACCACCATTTGCGCCTCCGTGCTCGTGTTCTCCGTCTTCGCCTACGTGGccatcgccttcctcctctACATTGCCCCGAGGCCAGGCCAAGAAGTGCCCGCCGACCAGCGCGAGAAAGAGCACGAGATCCTCATGGTGCTCGCCATCTTTGCGGCCACCATAGCCTACGTGGCCGGGCTCAACCCGCCCGGCGGCTTCTGGAACAGCACCCGGGACGGGCACACTGCCGGCGACCCGGTGCTGCTggaccaccaccgccgccgctaccacgccttcttcttcttcaacacCACCGCCTTCGTCGCCTCCCTCTTCGCCATCTTGCTCATCGTCCACCATAAGAAGCTCAACATCAGCCGGAACTGGACCTTGAGGTTCGGTGGTCTGTATGTATGCACCCTCGTGGCCCTCTTGGGCCTCGGGGGTGCATACGCCGTCGGGGGCTGCAGGGACCCTCGAAACACCGCCGCTGTGTTCGGCCTAGGTGTGCTGGTTCTCGTCTACATTGTCCTCCAGCGAGGTATTGTGGCTGTTGCCAAAGCCATCAAACGTTCCAAGATTACTCTCGCATGCAAGGAGCGCCTCTGTTGTAAAGTACTCACAGGATGTTTCCAGAGTATAAGCAACTTCTTCACTCGTACCAG ACCATATGATGAAATTTTGGAAAAGGCTCGAGATTTTATTCAGCTGCTTGCCGTACTTGCGGCATCCATAGCTTACCAAGCAGGACTAGATCCACCAGGTGGTCTTTGGTCGGACAATGGGGATGGCCATGCTATCGGAGAGCCGATACTCTTGACAACACACCCCGCGCGGTACATGGTGTTCTTCTACTGTAACTCCGCTGCTTTTGTGGCATCATTAGCCATCATCGTGATGTTACAAAGTGCATCTCTAGTTAGGCGTCATGTGCTAGAGGCAGCCATGATACTAGATCTGTTCAGCCTCATAGGCGCCTACGCTGCTGGGAGTTGCCGGGACATAAGCACCTCCATTTACATCGTcgccgtggccggcgccgtCCTTATCTACGTGGTGATCCACATCATCTTCACACTAGACCCGGGCAACATAGATGATGTCAAGTTGGAGAAGTACCGTCAGGTGTTGCTGCTCCTTGCAATCTTGGCCGCGACGCTCACCTACCAAGCTGGCTTGACCCCGCCGGGTGGGTTCTGGGAAATGGATGACAAGCAGGCTGGGCACAGCGCGGGCTACCCTGTCTTCCAAGACAATTATCCTCGACGTTACAAGGCATTTTTCTACTGCAATGCAGCGAGCTTCATGGCGTCTGTGGCTCTCATCATTCTCCTTGTGAACCCAAGCATGTACAGGCCTGGCATACGGTGTCATGCGCTCTATGTGTGCATGGTGGCCGGCATGTTTGGTCTCATGGGTGCCTACACTGCGGGAAGCTCCCTGCATCTACGAGCCACCATCTTTGTGTTTGTATTGGTCGTTGTGGTGTTTACAGTAGTAGTCTATCTTGGAGTCACCAAAGGGAAGCCCAGGAACAATGCACAAGAACAAGATGggtctgcagcagcaggggccgggcaagaagagaaaaaggaagcgTCTATGCCCATGTACCTCATGTTGCTAGGCATATTGGCTGCGAGCGTGACCTACCTGACGGGCCTGAAACCACCCGGTGGCCTGTGGAAGAATGACGACAGTGGACACTCCGCTGGCAGCCCCATCCTCTATGACATTGACAAGCGGAGATACAATGCTTTCTTCTACAGCAACTCCACTTCCTTCATGGCGTCCATCATCGTCATCGCCTTCCTGCTCCCAAGGATGGTGTGTCAGAAAACAGATTTGGTGTGTCAGAAAACAGACTTTCCCCTCTGGCCAATGCACACTGCCATGTTGCTGGACATGCTCGCCTTGCTCGGAGCCTACGCGGCAGGCAGCGCCCGAGAGTGGGAAACATCCAGGAATGTCATTCTGATGCTCTTCCCCATGCTGTTTTTCGTAGTGATCGTGTTCCTTCTCAAGAAAGATAAAGATGAGCCTCAGCATCTTGATATAGAGGAGATATAG